One segment of Acidobacteriota bacterium DNA contains the following:
- a CDS encoding 50S ribosomal protein L7/L12, producing MSEKVATILDQIKGLTLLEASQLVKEMETTFGVSAAAPMMMAGGGGGAAAAPAEEKTEFTVVLTAAGANKINVIKAVREVTSLGLKEAKDLVDGAPKPIKEGVNKEEAETIKKKFVDAGATVEVK from the coding sequence ATGTCTGAAAAAGTCGCAACCATTCTGGACCAGATCAAGGGACTGACGCTTCTGGAAGCGTCGCAGCTCGTAAAGGAAATGGAAACCACTTTTGGCGTTAGCGCCGCGGCCCCGATGATGATGGCCGGTGGCGGTGGTGGCGCCGCCGCCGCGCCCGCCGAGGAAAAGACCGAGTTCACCGTCGTTCTGACGGCAGCCGGCGCCAACAAGATCAACGTCATCAAAGCGGTGCGCGAAGTCACCAGCCTGGGCTTGAAGGAAGCCAAGGACTTGGTGGATGGCGCTCCGAAGCCCATCAAAGAAGGCGTGAACAAGGAAGAGGCCGAGACGATCAAGAAAAAGTTCGTCGATGCCGGAGCCACTGTCGAGGTGAAGTAG
- a CDS encoding 50S ribosomal protein L10, with amino-acid sequence MNREEKKQEIERLQAELAKAASVFVVNFEKIPVSEDWELRNHIRAAGGKYSVVKNTLAELGAKGTVAEALVKELTGPTALATTTTNPVSLAKALSNYAKANPNFTFRSGMVDGRVISIAEINELANLPSKEELLAKIMYVVHSPARGIASATQSVIRSLAIVLNRAVAENKFQQ; translated from the coding sequence AATTGGCGAAAGCTGCCAGCGTCTTTGTCGTTAATTTTGAGAAGATTCCCGTCTCTGAGGATTGGGAACTGCGCAATCACATTCGCGCCGCCGGCGGCAAGTACAGCGTGGTGAAGAACACACTGGCGGAGCTGGGCGCCAAGGGTACCGTAGCCGAGGCGTTGGTGAAAGAATTGACCGGTCCAACGGCACTGGCCACCACCACCACCAACCCTGTTTCTCTGGCCAAGGCGCTTTCGAATTACGCCAAGGCCAATCCGAACTTCACCTTTCGTTCAGGAATGGTGGATGGCCGAGTCATCTCCATCGCGGAGATCAACGAACTAGCGAACCTGCCCAGCAAAGAAGAATTGCTGGCGAAGATTATGTACGTGGTGCATTCTCCCGCGCGCGGCATTGCCAGCGCAACTCAATCAGTGATCCGTTCACTGGCCATAGTGCTGAACCGAGCGGTCGCGGAGAATAAGTTTCAGCAATAA